In a single window of the Nocardioides sp. L-11A genome:
- a CDS encoding Rieske 2Fe-2S domain-containing protein has translation MSDTRLLDQGTVPIRFARGWHCLGLASDFADGKPHAVEGFGTKLVAWQGGDGELRVLDGFCRHMGGDLTQGEVKGDNIACPFHDWRWGGDGKCKEIPYARRVPLRARTQRYETVVRNGQLLIWHDPEGSAADHDILPPELPDVMSDKYTPWSWHTKEINGSHCRELIDNVADMAHFYYVHFAFPTSFRNVFDGHTATQFMESKGRPDTSGGSGYGDENSMLKSVATYYGPAYMINWLEVDYKGFVTEVILINCHIPTGPESFTLQYGISVRKPEGLDDKTCAYIAERYTESFGDGFLQDVAIWENKVAVQNPLLCEEDGPVYQLRRWYEQFYVDVADIKPEMVDRFEFEVDTTKANEYWHAEVAENLAKRAAAEAAAPADA, from the coding sequence ATGAGCGACACCCGACTTCTCGACCAGGGCACCGTGCCGATCCGCTTCGCTCGCGGGTGGCACTGTCTCGGACTGGCCTCGGACTTCGCCGACGGCAAGCCGCATGCCGTCGAGGGCTTCGGCACCAAGCTCGTCGCGTGGCAGGGCGGCGACGGCGAGCTCCGGGTGCTCGACGGCTTCTGCCGGCACATGGGGGGCGACCTGACCCAGGGTGAGGTCAAGGGTGACAACATCGCCTGCCCGTTCCACGACTGGCGCTGGGGCGGCGACGGCAAGTGCAAGGAGATCCCGTACGCACGCCGCGTCCCGCTGCGGGCCCGCACCCAGCGCTACGAGACCGTCGTGCGCAACGGCCAGCTGCTCATCTGGCACGACCCGGAGGGCTCCGCGGCGGACCACGACATCCTGCCGCCGGAGCTGCCCGACGTGATGTCGGACAAGTACACGCCCTGGTCGTGGCACACCAAGGAGATCAACGGCTCGCACTGTCGTGAGCTCATCGACAACGTCGCTGACATGGCGCACTTCTACTACGTGCACTTCGCGTTCCCGACCAGCTTCCGCAACGTGTTCGACGGGCACACCGCGACCCAGTTCATGGAGTCGAAGGGCCGTCCCGACACCTCCGGCGGCAGCGGCTACGGCGACGAGAACTCCATGCTCAAGTCGGTCGCGACCTACTACGGACCGGCCTACATGATCAACTGGCTCGAGGTCGACTACAAGGGCTTCGTCACCGAGGTCATCCTGATCAACTGCCACATCCCGACCGGACCCGAGTCGTTCACGCTCCAGTACGGCATCAGCGTGCGCAAGCCCGAGGGCCTCGACGACAAGACCTGCGCCTACATCGCCGAGCGCTACACCGAGTCCTTCGGCGACGGCTTCCTCCAGGACGTCGCGATCTGGGAGAACAAGGTCGCCGTCCAGAACCCGCTGCTGTGCGAGGAGGACGGTCCCGTCTACCAGCTGCGCCGGTGGTACGAGCAGTTCTACGTCGACGTCGCCGACATCAAGCCCGAGATGGTCGACCGGTTCGAGTTCGAGGTCGACACCACCAAGGCCAACGAGTACTGGCACGCCGAGGTCGCCGAGAACCTGGCCAAGCGTGCCGCGGCCGAGGCCGCCGCGCCCGCCGACGCCTGA
- a CDS encoding acyl-CoA dehydrogenase family protein has product MDFLFTPEQDEAAELAARILEDKTTNARLKEVEAGGDRFDRDLWATLGDAFDWTELDLVTLARVLVEVGRHVAPLPLATHTACTTLLTGADQPAGLGLYAAAVAEERAHLPAAPTVTADGAGTLTGTKTLVRAGLAADAFLVTATGPSGVGVYLIEAGATGVERVAQKTSDGDTAALVTFSGAAAHQVGEADTAERFGQLLVALAAAEQLGVTEGALRLTAEYAKTREQFGRPIGTFQAVSQRLADGFIDVLGQRLTLWQAIWRLDEGLPAATEVATAKLWAADAGHRIAHTTVHVHGGVGIDLDGEAHRYFTSGKRFEFLFGGATEQALSIGRTFAVIE; this is encoded by the coding sequence ATGGACTTTCTCTTCACCCCCGAGCAGGACGAGGCCGCGGAGCTCGCCGCCCGGATCCTCGAGGACAAGACCACCAACGCGCGCCTCAAGGAGGTCGAGGCCGGCGGCGACCGGTTCGACCGCGACCTGTGGGCGACGCTCGGCGACGCCTTCGACTGGACCGAGCTCGACCTGGTCACGCTGGCCCGCGTGCTCGTCGAGGTCGGCCGGCACGTCGCGCCCCTGCCGCTGGCCACGCACACCGCGTGCACCACGCTGTTGACCGGCGCCGACCAACCGGCCGGGCTCGGCCTCTACGCTGCAGCAGTCGCCGAGGAGCGGGCGCACCTGCCTGCAGCGCCGACCGTCACCGCGGACGGCGCCGGCACCCTGACCGGCACCAAGACGCTCGTCCGGGCCGGCCTGGCCGCCGACGCGTTCCTGGTCACCGCGACCGGCCCGTCCGGTGTCGGCGTCTATCTGATCGAGGCCGGTGCGACCGGGGTCGAGCGGGTCGCGCAGAAGACCAGCGACGGCGACACCGCGGCCCTCGTCACCTTCAGCGGCGCGGCCGCCCATCAGGTCGGCGAGGCGGACACGGCGGAGCGGTTCGGCCAGCTCCTGGTCGCGCTCGCCGCCGCGGAGCAGCTCGGCGTGACCGAGGGCGCGCTGCGCCTGACCGCCGAGTACGCCAAGACCCGCGAGCAGTTCGGCCGCCCGATCGGCACCTTCCAGGCCGTCTCGCAGCGCCTCGCCGACGGGTTCATCGACGTCCTCGGCCAGCGGCTCACCCTGTGGCAGGCGATCTGGCGGCTCGACGAAGGGCTACCGGCCGCGACCGAGGTCGCCACCGCCAAGCTCTGGGCCGCCGACGCCGGGCACCGGATCGCGCACACGACCGTCCACGTCCACGGCGGCGTCGGCATCGACCTCGACGGCGAGGCGCACCGCTACTTCACCAGCGGCAAGCGGTTCGAGTTCCTGTTCGGCGGCGCCACCGAGCAGGCGCTGTCGATCGGCCGCACCTTCGCGGTGATCGAGTAG
- a CDS encoding acyl-CoA dehydrogenase family protein codes for MHIDLEPQQVALREELREYFAQLVTPEIRAGLASATGEFGEAGVYKDVIRQVGRDGWLGIGWPKEYGGQARSMVEQLIFTDVAAIAGVPIPYLTLNTVGPTIMRFGSDEQKEYFLPKILAGELHFSIGYSEPGSGTDLASLQTKATLEGDEWVINGQKMWTSLIQYADWLWMACRTEPDAPRHKGLSMILVPADAPGVSYTPVHTVAGVGTSATYYSDVRVPASNLVSERGGGWALMTNQLNHERVALTSAAPLVHSLTLVKDWARETRNPDGSRVIDSEWVQIALGRAHARVEALSLINWKLAADADHGVDLSPAEASATKIYGSELATEVYRSLMEVVGPHAGVTGDSPGAVLAGRLERFHRSSLVMTFGGGTNEIQRDIIGYVGLGLPAAKRA; via the coding sequence ATGCACATCGACTTGGAGCCGCAGCAGGTGGCCCTGCGCGAGGAGCTCCGTGAGTACTTCGCCCAGCTCGTCACCCCCGAGATCCGCGCCGGCCTCGCGTCGGCCACCGGCGAGTTCGGCGAGGCCGGCGTCTACAAGGACGTCATCCGCCAGGTCGGCCGGGACGGCTGGCTCGGCATCGGTTGGCCCAAGGAGTACGGCGGCCAGGCGCGCTCGATGGTGGAGCAGCTGATCTTCACCGACGTGGCCGCCATCGCCGGCGTACCGATCCCCTATCTCACGCTCAACACGGTCGGCCCGACGATCATGCGCTTCGGCAGCGACGAGCAGAAGGAGTACTTCCTCCCCAAGATCCTCGCCGGCGAGCTGCACTTCTCCATCGGCTACTCCGAGCCCGGCTCGGGCACCGACCTGGCCTCGCTCCAGACGAAGGCGACCCTCGAGGGCGACGAGTGGGTGATCAACGGCCAGAAGATGTGGACCTCACTCATCCAGTACGCCGACTGGCTCTGGATGGCGTGCCGCACCGAGCCCGACGCCCCGCGGCACAAGGGCCTGTCGATGATCCTGGTGCCGGCCGACGCACCGGGCGTCTCGTACACGCCCGTCCACACCGTGGCCGGCGTCGGCACGTCGGCGACCTACTACTCCGACGTCCGCGTGCCCGCCTCCAACCTGGTCAGCGAGCGGGGCGGCGGCTGGGCGCTGATGACCAACCAGCTCAACCACGAGCGGGTGGCCCTCACCTCGGCGGCTCCCCTGGTGCACTCGCTGACGCTGGTCAAGGACTGGGCGCGCGAGACCCGCAACCCCGACGGCAGCCGGGTCATCGACTCCGAGTGGGTCCAGATCGCCCTCGGGCGTGCGCATGCCCGGGTGGAGGCGCTCTCGCTGATCAACTGGAAGCTGGCCGCCGATGCCGACCACGGCGTCGACCTCTCCCCCGCCGAGGCGTCGGCGACCAAGATCTACGGCTCCGAGCTGGCCACCGAGGTCTACCGCTCGCTGATGGAGGTCGTCGGGCCGCACGCCGGTGTCACCGGCGACTCCCCCGGTGCCGTGCTGGCCGGGCGCCTGGAGCGGTTCCACCGGTCGTCGCTGGTGATGACCTTCGGTGGCGGCACCAACGAGATCCAGCGCGACATCATCGGGTACGTCGGCCTCGGCCTGCCCGCCGCCAAGCGAGCCTGA